TTTGATTTTCTGGCCTGCATGACCGGCATCGACAACGGCCCGCAGGCCAATACCATGGAGGTGGTCTACAACCTGACCTCCATACCGTATGAACACAATCTGACGCTGAAGGTCGTGGTGCCGCGCAACGCAGAAGGCGAACCACTGCCTGCCGTGCCCACAGTTAACCACATTTGGCGGACCGCCGACTGGCACGAGCGGGAAATCTACGATTTGGTGGGAATCCGGTTCGACGGGCATCCGGATTTGCGCCGGATTCTGCTGCCAACCGACTGGCAGGGGCATCCGCTGCGAAAAGATTACCAGGATATGGAAACTTACCACGGGGTGAAGGTGAAATAGCCCGTGCACTCGGTATCGTTTGGTAGTATGCAGCAGGCAGTTTAACTTGTCTTCATTTCTGAATTGACCAGATGACTTTGCCTCCATGCCAACGTTACGCCATATCCGATTTGCGGTTTCCACTTCGCTGTTAACCCTGCTTTTTGCTTTTTCGTCAGCCAGCTACGCGCAGTCCAAGACTGATTCGATAACGGTGAAAGGGCGAATTAAAAACCTGACGATTC
This Larkinella insperata DNA region includes the following protein-coding sequences:
- a CDS encoding NADH-quinone oxidoreductase subunit C; the protein is MTFSEITDLLMAQFGPEIIQQTNTNNPQPFLVVQTSALAEMGQFLHNDERLFFDFLACMTGIDNGPQANTMEVVYNLTSIPYEHNLTLKVVVPRNAEGEPLPAVPTVNHIWRTADWHEREIYDLVGIRFDGHPDLRRILLPTDWQGHPLRKDYQDMETYHGVKVK